One Fontisphaera persica DNA window includes the following coding sequences:
- a CDS encoding lamin tail domain-containing protein, with translation MTLLKWMGWLSATALTMVLPVSSPAQIVINEVLADNNAAVRNGEGYPKSYVELYNPTPNAVSLTDWYLTNNTNLTERFKYAFPPGTVIQPFEFLVVWCNKITNGPGLYTGFDLKKATDEVGLYRGPTNAPTLVDYVRFGFQIEDLSISRWPDGSGAWRLTMPTPGADNAAPIPLGTPRALLFNEWLANTPVTDDWFEIFNPATNPPVNMEGLVIQDNGGAAKQKVIPPLSFISSNGFQLFWANDNGGTRAPANECDFRLGGDVGDVLILLPYVGAPAQEAIHRVIVRERQPENVSDGLMPDGNTNNVVSFVVNRSTPGKSNFQLITNIVINEVLAHTDPPLVDAIEFFNLTSEPYRLDHFYLSNSEDNPRKYQFPTNTVVPPNGFLVVYERDFNPDGTGIAPSFTLNSARGDQVVLCSATNRGGPLTGFRLSKAFEATANGVSLGRHVKSDGKTDFVPMSHLSLGTSVTANDPPEMMSVFLTGRGETNPYPLVGPIIISEIMYHPPDIIQGTNQLDDSLNEYIELTNLASTNVPLFTPTEATNRWRLNGGIEFTFPTGVVLPARSSLLVVNFDPVTNTVQLAIFKAKYNIPTNFNRIYGPYGGKLANSTMLIELIRPDFAQRPPHPDAGYVPQLLVEKVRYEDQAPWPTNFVDGGGNALHRIAPLYANDETSWFGAPPSPGVFFTANPPSIVQPPQNQTVLQGSTATFNVNATGDAPLAYQWWFNSAILAGHTNNSLVLSNVQPAHAGTYFVTISNATATVTSTPATLTVVTAPMIPPPQKAGQNSIQLVFNTTPGFTYDIQGSLNLSNWTTLATYSNSGSQVNFTMPMTNGWLFLRTRVRP, from the coding sequence ATGACGTTGCTTAAGTGGATGGGGTGGCTGAGCGCCACCGCGTTGACAATGGTTCTTCCCGTAAGTTCCCCGGCACAAATTGTGATTAACGAGGTGTTGGCGGATAACAATGCGGCTGTGCGCAACGGGGAGGGCTATCCCAAGAGTTATGTCGAATTGTACAACCCCACCCCCAATGCTGTGAGCCTGACGGACTGGTATCTCACGAACAACACCAATCTTACGGAGCGTTTTAAGTACGCCTTTCCGCCAGGCACGGTCATTCAACCCTTTGAGTTCCTGGTGGTTTGGTGCAATAAAATCACCAACGGCCCCGGGCTGTACACAGGCTTCGATTTGAAAAAGGCCACGGATGAAGTTGGACTTTATCGTGGTCCCACCAATGCCCCCACGCTGGTGGATTACGTGCGGTTTGGCTTTCAAATTGAGGACTTGTCCATCAGCCGCTGGCCTGATGGCAGCGGGGCCTGGCGTTTGACCATGCCTACCCCGGGGGCCGACAATGCCGCCCCCATTCCCCTGGGCACACCGCGTGCCTTGTTATTCAATGAATGGCTGGCCAACACGCCGGTCACGGATGACTGGTTTGAAATTTTTAATCCCGCCACCAATCCTCCGGTCAACATGGAAGGGCTGGTGATTCAGGATAATGGCGGGGCTGCCAAGCAAAAGGTCATCCCCCCCCTTTCGTTTATCAGCTCCAACGGCTTCCAGCTTTTCTGGGCCAATGACAATGGCGGCACCCGTGCGCCAGCCAACGAATGCGATTTTCGGCTCGGCGGTGACGTGGGCGATGTGTTGATTTTACTGCCATATGTGGGTGCGCCGGCCCAGGAGGCCATTCATCGCGTCATTGTGCGGGAGCGGCAGCCGGAAAATGTCTCCGACGGGCTTATGCCGGATGGCAACACCAACAATGTAGTGAGTTTCGTTGTGAATCGCAGCACCCCTGGCAAAAGCAATTTCCAGCTCATAACGAACATCGTGATCAATGAGGTGCTCGCCCACACAGACCCGCCCCTGGTGGATGCCATTGAGTTTTTCAATTTAACCTCCGAGCCTTATCGCCTGGACCACTTTTATCTCAGCAACAGCGAAGATAACCCGCGTAAATACCAGTTTCCCACCAACACTGTGGTGCCTCCCAATGGCTTCCTGGTGGTGTACGAGAGGGATTTTAATCCAGATGGCACCGGCATCGCGCCCAGCTTCACCCTGAATTCAGCCCGCGGCGATCAAGTGGTGTTGTGCAGCGCCACCAACCGGGGCGGGCCGTTAACCGGTTTCCGGCTGAGCAAGGCCTTTGAAGCCACGGCCAACGGGGTCTCTTTGGGACGGCATGTGAAGAGCGATGGCAAAACGGACTTTGTGCCCATGTCGCATTTATCCCTCGGCACGTCCGTCACGGCCAATGACCCACCCGAGATGATGTCGGTCTTTCTCACGGGCCGCGGGGAGACCAACCCTTATCCCTTGGTGGGGCCCATCATCATCAGTGAAATCATGTATCATCCCCCTGACATCATCCAAGGCACCAATCAGTTGGATGATTCGCTCAATGAGTATATTGAGCTGACGAATTTGGCCTCCACTAATGTGCCCTTATTCACCCCCACCGAAGCCACCAACCGCTGGCGTTTGAATGGCGGCATTGAATTTACCTTTCCCACGGGGGTGGTATTGCCGGCGCGCAGCAGTTTATTGGTGGTTAATTTCGATCCGGTCACCAACACCGTGCAACTGGCCATCTTCAAGGCCAAATACAACATCCCCACCAATTTTAATCGCATCTACGGGCCCTACGGCGGCAAGCTGGCCAACAGCACGATGTTGATTGAACTGATTCGACCTGATTTCGCCCAGCGTCCGCCGCATCCAGATGCCGGCTATGTACCGCAGTTACTCGTGGAAAAAGTGCGTTATGAGGACCAGGCGCCCTGGCCCACCAACTTTGTGGACGGCGGCGGCAATGCCCTGCATCGCATTGCGCCGCTTTACGCCAATGACGAAACAAGCTGGTTCGGCGCGCCTCCCTCGCCGGGGGTGTTTTTCACGGCCAATCCTCCGTCCATCGTCCAGCCGCCGCAGAATCAGACGGTGTTGCAAGGGAGCACAGCCACCTTCAACGTCAACGCCACGGGCGATGCTCCGCTGGCCTACCAGTGGTGGTTTAACAGCGCGATTTTGGCGGGCCACACCAATAACTCGCTGGTGCTGTCCAATGTGCAACCGGCTCATGCCGGCACTTATTTCGTAACCATCAGCAATGCTACAGCCACAGTCACCAGCACGCCGGCCACGTTGACCGTGGTTACGGCCCCCATGATTCCGCCGCCGCAAAAGGCGGGACAAAACTCCATCCAACTGGTTTTCAATACCACCCCGGGATTCACTTACGATATTCAGGGGTCCCTGAATCTCTCGAACTGGACGACGCTGGCCACCTACTCGAACAGCGGAAGCCAGGTGAATTTCACCATGCCCATGACCAACGGCTGGCTATTCCTGCGCACCAGGGTCAGGCCGTGA
- a CDS encoding ABC transporter ATP-binding protein, whose product MSTQPPQIIRIWRRALTFFHPDWPRFLGICVLLVCTIGANLIKPWPVAWIVDGLLGQKALPSWLPGAGEWRGDGPWSPVLLALVAMVLGTHLLHSLLSTAQNYLAIGMGLRGLRRVRNTVFACLQRLSLRFHQRQRLGDLIYRAAWDTYSFQTLFQQGLVTTVSAILSLLFMVVVMVQINLRLTLAALVTAPLMVAAIRLLGRRMYEQGAAAQQADSAVVSLVQQNLQTLPLVQSYTREDHEQETFVAQTEVAQRSRLRQHSWELIYWLGISAAFGVGMTLTVWLGASQVMAGQLTIGQLWVFLAYLAQLYDPLNQLSHAGATLSTASAAAGRVFELLDTPEEVKDAPDARPAVRAGQAPAAGASPAALAVRGQVEFERVSFGYEPARPVLKQVSFAVAPGQRLAIIGPSGAGKTTLMNLIPRFFDPQQGTVWLDGEDLRRIKLRDLRSLIAVVLQEPVLLPSTIADNIAYGRPGATLAEIEAAARAAGAHDFIMALPQQYQTPVGDGGARLSTGERQRLNLARAFLKDAPILLLDEPTSALDAENEALVVRSLFELMRGRTTIMIAHRLSTIQKVDHILVLQNGEVAEWGAPEELLRRPDSYFARVIRGQVALA is encoded by the coding sequence ATGAGCACCCAGCCTCCTCAAATCATCCGTATCTGGCGGCGGGCCCTGACTTTTTTTCATCCGGACTGGCCGCGTTTTTTGGGTATTTGCGTGCTGTTGGTTTGCACCATTGGCGCCAACTTGATTAAGCCATGGCCGGTGGCCTGGATTGTGGATGGTTTGCTGGGACAGAAGGCGCTGCCCTCCTGGCTGCCGGGCGCGGGGGAATGGCGCGGGGACGGCCCATGGTCGCCTGTTTTGCTGGCCCTGGTGGCCATGGTGCTGGGAACCCATCTATTGCACAGCTTGTTGTCCACGGCTCAGAATTACCTTGCCATTGGCATGGGCTTGCGGGGCTTGCGGCGTGTGCGCAACACGGTGTTTGCCTGTCTGCAGCGGTTGTCCTTGCGCTTTCATCAGCGGCAGCGGCTGGGCGATTTAATCTACCGTGCCGCTTGGGACACCTACTCCTTCCAAACTTTGTTTCAGCAGGGCCTCGTCACCACGGTTTCCGCCATTTTATCCCTGCTGTTCATGGTGGTGGTGATGGTCCAAATCAACCTGCGCCTGACATTGGCTGCGCTGGTCACCGCGCCGTTGATGGTGGCAGCTATTCGCCTGCTGGGCCGGCGCATGTATGAACAGGGCGCCGCCGCGCAGCAGGCCGACAGTGCCGTCGTTTCCTTGGTGCAGCAGAACCTTCAGACCCTGCCCCTGGTGCAGAGTTATACCCGTGAAGACCACGAGCAGGAGACTTTTGTGGCCCAGACGGAGGTGGCTCAACGCTCCCGGCTGCGCCAGCATTCGTGGGAATTAATTTACTGGCTGGGCATCAGTGCTGCCTTTGGCGTGGGCATGACCCTCACCGTTTGGCTGGGGGCCTCGCAGGTCATGGCTGGACAGCTCACCATCGGCCAGCTTTGGGTGTTTCTAGCGTATCTGGCGCAACTGTACGATCCGCTCAACCAGCTTTCTCATGCAGGTGCCACTCTCTCGACCGCCAGCGCCGCGGCGGGGCGCGTCTTTGAATTGCTGGATACCCCCGAAGAGGTCAAAGACGCTCCCGACGCCCGCCCGGCCGTGCGAGCAGGACAAGCACCTGCTGCCGGGGCCAGTCCGGCTGCGCTTGCCGTGCGGGGGCAGGTGGAGTTTGAACGGGTTTCCTTTGGTTATGAGCCTGCAAGGCCCGTGTTAAAGCAGGTCTCCTTTGCGGTGGCGCCAGGCCAGCGGCTGGCCATCATCGGCCCCAGTGGGGCTGGAAAAACCACCCTCATGAACCTCATCCCGCGTTTTTTTGACCCGCAGCAGGGAACAGTCTGGCTGGACGGCGAGGATTTGCGCCGCATCAAATTGCGCGATTTGCGCTCGCTCATTGCCGTCGTCTTGCAGGAACCGGTTTTGCTGCCCAGCACCATCGCCGACAACATCGCCTATGGCCGGCCTGGCGCCACTTTGGCGGAAATCGAGGCCGCAGCGCGGGCGGCCGGCGCGCACGATTTCATCATGGCTCTGCCGCAACAATATCAAACTCCCGTGGGCGACGGCGGCGCGCGGTTGAGCACCGGCGAACGGCAACGCCTGAACTTGGCCCGCGCCTTTCTCAAGGACGCTCCCATTTTACTTTTGGATGAACCCACCAGCGCGTTGGACGCGGAAAATGAGGCGTTGGTGGTCAGGAGTTTGTTTGAATTGATGCGCGGGCGCACCACCATCATGATTGCCCATCGCCTGAGCACCATCCAAAAAGTGGACCATATCTTGGTGCTGCAAAATGGCGAGGTGGCGGAATGGGGAGCGCCGGAGGAGCTGCTGCGCCGGCCCGATTCCTATTTTGCCCGGGTCATTCGCGGCCAGGTGGCCCTGGCCTAA
- the sppA gene encoding signal peptide peptidase SppA, with protein sequence MTPPQRSKGRGWMIVALLLLVMLAGSMLFNFVSAFGGLDVDGLSLGQPRLKAGPNLVEVLVREGESHDKLAILHVEGLIASAMGGDLDLPRLIEAQLKLAEEDKRVKGVVLVIDSPGGEVLASDRIYQLIRDFQNKTQKPVVASMSALAASGGYYVAAPCRWIVAHDLTITGSIGVIMQGYNYRGLMNKIGLRPEVYKSGKFKDMLSGSKDLDNLTPEEREVLKQERAMVQKLIDEAFDAFKTRVREGRAYAAKMNRAPNLRPNWEEYADGRILSGKQALEHGFVDQLGTFDDAVKYTARLAGVSDPQLVTYGMPFDITRILRLLGKSEPTEIKVDLGIKVPQLKSGCLYYLSPLLF encoded by the coding sequence ATGACCCCGCCGCAAAGAAGCAAGGGCCGCGGCTGGATGATCGTGGCCCTGTTGTTGTTGGTCATGCTGGCGGGCAGCATGTTATTTAATTTTGTTTCCGCCTTTGGCGGCCTGGACGTGGATGGTTTAAGTCTGGGACAGCCGCGCCTCAAAGCCGGTCCTAATTTGGTGGAAGTGCTGGTCCGTGAAGGGGAAAGCCATGACAAGCTGGCCATTCTGCACGTTGAGGGCCTCATTGCCAGCGCCATGGGCGGAGATTTGGACTTGCCGCGGCTTATCGAAGCCCAGCTCAAGTTGGCTGAGGAAGACAAGCGCGTCAAGGGTGTGGTGTTGGTCATTGATTCTCCTGGCGGCGAGGTGTTGGCCTCTGACCGCATCTACCAGCTCATTCGTGATTTCCAAAACAAGACCCAGAAGCCCGTGGTGGCGTCCATGAGCGCGCTGGCGGCGTCCGGGGGATATTACGTGGCCGCGCCCTGCCGCTGGATTGTGGCGCATGATTTGACCATTACCGGCAGCATTGGCGTCATCATGCAGGGATACAATTACCGTGGATTGATGAATAAAATCGGATTGCGTCCCGAAGTTTATAAAAGTGGCAAATTCAAGGACATGCTCAGCGGGTCCAAGGACCTGGACAACCTCACCCCGGAAGAGCGCGAGGTGCTCAAACAAGAACGTGCCATGGTGCAGAAACTCATTGACGAGGCCTTTGATGCCTTCAAAACGCGTGTCCGAGAAGGCCGCGCTTACGCGGCCAAAATGAATCGCGCTCCCAATCTGCGCCCCAATTGGGAGGAATACGCCGATGGCCGCATCCTTTCCGGTAAACAGGCGTTGGAACATGGGTTTGTGGATCAGTTGGGCACTTTTGACGACGCGGTGAAATACACCGCCCGTCTGGCAGGGGTCTCGGATCCTCAATTGGTGACTTATGGCATGCCCTTTGACATTACCCGGATTTTGCGCCTCCTGGGCAAAAGCGAGCCGACCGAAATCAAGGTGGATTTGGGCATCAAGGTGCCACAGCTCAAATCCGGCTGCCTGTACTACTTGTCTCCCCTGTTATTTTAA
- a CDS encoding S8 family peptidase, which translates to MSGRRMTSASGLGWWIICCLGLIALGAAVESQAAQRLSHDRAQGTFTAIFQRQELTNVLEELTRVTGWQVYLEPETRHTVSVAFTNQPTGEALRRLLGPLSYALIPQPGQPPRLMVFRTSVEEATQLIVARQKGPEDGGRIPDELIVVLKPGQSVDEIAKALGARVVASSAGLNAYRLKFDSEESAQAARERLAQNPAVASVDSNYWVQRPGDIDVLRAGAGRPLVLSAKPIGDGNPIVVGLIDTAVQSLGKDLDPLILKGISVAGEAALPADVLTHGTAMAYDILTGLSQLLPPGQATSVRLVWVDVYGNNPQTTTFDVGVGTFTAIQAGANIINYSLGGEGESAFLRDILQSARQKGILPIAAAGNVPGTVPVYPAAFPEAIAITAGDRQGQIAPWANRGEFVDGVAPGSSLVPFAGRTFFVSGTSTATAFASGYAAALADKTGKPALEVERLLLELIGVKKP; encoded by the coding sequence ATGAGCGGCAGACGCATGACTTCCGCTTCCGGCCTGGGCTGGTGGATCATTTGTTGCCTGGGCCTGATTGCCTTGGGAGCTGCGGTGGAAAGTCAGGCGGCGCAGCGTTTGTCTCATGACCGCGCCCAGGGCACTTTCACCGCCATTTTCCAACGGCAGGAGCTGACGAATGTACTGGAGGAATTGACCCGAGTGACCGGCTGGCAGGTTTATCTGGAACCCGAAACACGGCACACCGTGAGCGTTGCTTTCACCAACCAACCCACGGGCGAGGCTCTCCGGCGCTTGCTTGGCCCCTTGAGCTACGCCCTCATTCCCCAGCCCGGCCAGCCGCCGCGCCTCATGGTATTCCGCACTTCAGTCGAAGAAGCCACCCAGCTTATCGTGGCCCGGCAAAAGGGGCCCGAGGATGGCGGGCGCATTCCCGATGAACTTATTGTCGTGCTCAAACCCGGCCAATCGGTGGACGAAATTGCCAAAGCGCTGGGGGCCCGCGTGGTGGCGTCTTCCGCCGGGCTTAATGCGTATCGTCTCAAATTCGACAGCGAAGAATCCGCACAAGCCGCCCGTGAACGGCTGGCCCAGAATCCCGCTGTGGCTTCGGTGGATTCCAATTATTGGGTGCAGCGGCCGGGAGACATTGATGTGCTTCGGGCGGGCGCGGGTCGGCCGCTTGTGCTTTCCGCCAAACCCATTGGCGATGGCAATCCCATCGTGGTGGGATTGATTGACACCGCAGTTCAATCGCTCGGCAAGGATTTGGACCCGCTCATCCTCAAGGGTATTTCCGTGGCGGGGGAGGCGGCCCTGCCTGCGGATGTCCTCACCCACGGCACTGCCATGGCCTACGACATTCTCACTGGCTTGTCCCAGTTATTACCACCCGGGCAGGCCACGAGTGTCCGGCTGGTGTGGGTGGACGTGTATGGGAACAATCCGCAAACCACCACCTTTGATGTCGGCGTGGGCACTTTTACCGCCATTCAGGCAGGAGCCAACATCATTAATTACAGCCTCGGCGGCGAAGGCGAAAGTGCATTCCTGCGGGACATTTTGCAGTCAGCGCGGCAAAAAGGCATCCTGCCCATCGCGGCGGCTGGCAACGTCCCCGGCACGGTGCCGGTTTATCCCGCGGCTTTTCCCGAAGCGATTGCAATCACGGCTGGGGATAGGCAGGGTCAAATCGCCCCTTGGGCCAATCGCGGGGAATTTGTGGATGGGGTGGCGCCGGGCAGCTCGCTGGTGCCCTTTGCGGGCCGCACATTTTTTGTTTCCGGAACTTCAACCGCCACGGCCTTTGCCTCGGGTTACGCCGCGGCTTTGGCGGACAAAACCGGCAAGCCCGCGCTTGAAGTGGAGCGTCTGCTGCTGGAGCTTATCGGCGTAAAAAAACCCTAG
- the aroB gene encoding 3-dehydroquinate synthase gives MHDVEVPLGNRSYHILVGVGNLSGLGEECRRLPLKGPRCAIITDDNVRPLYGPLAEKSLKDAGFEPLIISLPAGESTKSLKWVDFCYQQLAAFRLERQSFLVALGGGVIGDLAGFVAATYLRGIPFVQVPTTLLAQVDSSVGGKVGINLEAGKNLVGAFYQPRLVICDLSTLTTLPLRELRAGLAEVIKYGAIYDADLFQLLEATLPVLLQLDLQHWEPLVARCCAIKAEVVAQDETESGLRAILNFGHTIGHAIEAVSGYGHYLHGEAIAIGMVAEAWLSQQNTGLSPAEARRLAKLIAAAGLPVRYAVDEERWQKLLHAMQLDKKVSQGQIKFVLLSALGRALWGQPVAPEQIRQSLASTFADEAAST, from the coding sequence ATGCACGATGTTGAGGTACCGTTGGGCAACCGCAGTTACCACATCCTTGTGGGGGTGGGTAATTTATCGGGACTGGGCGAGGAGTGCCGGCGCCTTCCGTTAAAAGGGCCTCGTTGCGCCATCATCACGGATGACAACGTCCGTCCGTTGTATGGTCCACTGGCGGAAAAGAGCCTTAAAGACGCGGGCTTTGAGCCTTTGATAATCAGCCTGCCGGCTGGCGAGTCCACCAAAAGCCTGAAATGGGTGGATTTTTGTTATCAGCAACTCGCCGCATTCCGCCTGGAGCGGCAATCCTTCCTCGTGGCTTTGGGAGGCGGAGTCATCGGCGACCTGGCTGGTTTCGTGGCGGCGACTTACTTGCGGGGTATTCCATTCGTCCAGGTCCCCACCACGCTGCTGGCCCAGGTGGACAGCTCGGTGGGGGGCAAGGTGGGCATCAATCTGGAGGCCGGGAAAAATCTGGTGGGCGCTTTCTACCAACCGCGCCTGGTCATCTGTGATTTGAGCACGCTTACCACTTTGCCCTTGCGCGAGCTCCGCGCTGGCCTGGCTGAGGTCATCAAATACGGCGCTATTTACGATGCGGATTTGTTCCAACTCTTGGAAGCCACCCTGCCGGTGCTGCTGCAACTGGATTTGCAGCATTGGGAGCCGCTCGTCGCCCGCTGTTGTGCCATCAAGGCCGAAGTTGTGGCGCAGGATGAAACGGAATCGGGCTTGCGTGCCATCCTCAATTTCGGGCACACCATCGGTCATGCGATTGAGGCGGTGTCCGGCTACGGCCACTATTTGCACGGGGAAGCCATCGCCATCGGCATGGTGGCCGAGGCCTGGTTGTCGCAGCAAAATACCGGCCTGTCTCCGGCAGAGGCACGGCGGTTGGCGAAGCTGATTGCGGCGGCGGGCCTGCCCGTGCGTTATGCGGTGGACGAGGAGCGCTGGCAAAAGCTGCTGCACGCCATGCAATTGGACAAAAAAGTCAGCCAAGGACAAATCAAGTTTGTGCTGCTTTCCGCTTTGGGCCGGGCGCTCTGGGGCCAGCCCGTCGCCCCGGAACAAATCCGGCAATCCCTGGCATCAACCTTCGCCGACGAGGCTGCATCCACTTGA